One Candidatus Campbellbacteria bacterium genomic region harbors:
- a CDS encoding CAP domain-containing protein — protein MKRIFFLCTLLGLSVFLYMYRQDSGVVVQPVSTTVADTFLNTKDTALSVHKTVQNTVQKTINTFIVRTEEAPEIQPRTNVTLDTVPTEAPVVSGKGPASLEVFSDPIKNLAITVNGTIAQTNYYRRKEGLPGLSSNALLTLSAQKKVDDMFARQYFEHESPVGVGSDDLAHSVGYAYVMIGENLALGEYADDSELVQGWMNSPGHRENILNPKYTEIGVAVKKGMFNGDMVWLAVQEFGRPASDCPGVSGVLNVRIEEGQLLLEKLQQKLSDMRTDIETTTPASGSVYTQKVDMYNTLVHEYNVFVQQSKKDVETYNAQVKAHNVCVGE, from the coding sequence ATGAAGCGTATATTCTTTCTTTGCACACTTCTTGGTCTCTCAGTTTTTTTGTATATGTATCGACAGGATAGTGGAGTCGTTGTACAACCGGTGAGTACCACTGTTGCAGATACTTTTTTGAATACAAAAGATACGGCGCTTTCTGTGCACAAAACTGTACAAAATACGGTACAGAAAACTATTAATACGTTTATTGTGCGTACAGAAGAAGCTCCAGAAATACAACCGCGCACGAATGTTACGCTCGATACAGTACCAACTGAAGCGCCTGTGGTATCGGGAAAAGGGCCGGCATCTCTAGAGGTATTTTCGGATCCTATAAAAAATCTTGCAATAACTGTGAATGGTACGATTGCACAAACAAATTACTATCGACGAAAGGAGGGACTTCCTGGGCTTTCTTCAAACGCATTACTGACACTTTCTGCGCAAAAAAAGGTAGATGATATGTTCGCACGACAATATTTTGAGCATGAGTCACCTGTGGGGGTTGGATCTGATGATTTGGCTCATAGTGTTGGCTACGCGTATGTTATGATCGGTGAAAATTTGGCTCTCGGAGAATATGCAGATGATTCGGAACTGGTTCAGGGATGGATGAATTCTCCAGGACATCGAGAAAATATTCTTAATCCAAAATATACCGAAATTGGTGTTGCTGTTAAGAAAGGGATGTTCAATGGGGACATGGTGTGGTTGGCGGTGCAGGAGTTTGGGCGTCCTGCGTCGGATTGTCCTGGGGTAAGTGGGGTATTAAACGTGCGTATTGAGGAGGGTCAGTTGTTGCTTGAAAAATTACAACAAAAACTTTCAGACATGCGTACTGATATAGAAACCACAACTCCTGCGTCTGGGTCGGTATATACACAAAAAGTTGATATGTATAACACACTTGTTCATGAGTATAATGTTTTTGTACAACAATCAAAGAAAGATGTTGAAACATACAATGCACAAGTAAAAGCGCATAATGTATGTGTGGGTGAGTAG
- a CDS encoding GIY-YIG nuclease family protein: MTYFVYILECADTTLYVGCTNNIEKRVREHNVLKSGARYTKIRRPVVLRYVEEYKTLAEGRAREAELKRLPRSKKLHIITY, translated from the coding sequence ATGACGTATTTCGTGTACATTCTCGAGTGTGCAGACACAACATTGTATGTTGGATGTACCAACAATATTGAAAAAAGAGTTCGAGAGCACAACGTGTTAAAAAGTGGTGCGCGGTACACAAAAATTCGCAGACCTGTCGTGTTGCGGTATGTGGAAGAGTACAAAACACTCGCAGAAGGTCGTGCGCGTGAAGCGGAACTCAAGCGATTGCCTCGAAGTAAAAAATTACACATAATCACTTACTAA